One genomic region from Microcoleus sp. AS-A8 encodes:
- a CDS encoding tetratricopeptide repeat protein, producing the protein MLQDSQGLDVTTDSPETIAAINRYTDQALAYGKDAVAIFKGIESDPECAIANAHAAALYLSHETGESRRQALPYLQAAKQYRNKATEREQLYISAVEAWAAGAIDKSIAYLEVLTQKFPRDIVAVQMGQYHYFYQGNPEALLSIAEKVLPANRENHYLYGMIAFGLEQCHRFDEAEGMGQLATEMNRNDPWAHHAVAHVLEMQGRLEEGIVWMESLCDTWENCNSMLYTHNWWHIALYYLEKQQFQKVLSLYDTHVWGRAGKDSSKDPIGAISLLLRLELRGVDVGNRWQELAPHLTARIHEHALPFQDLHYIYALSKAGHAQQVTEMLLSMQAYAKTADSSVQRAWNEVAVPAARGMAAHAQGKWERAIAELGPILGRLHTIGGSHAQHDLFEQIYLDAWLRANQNHEAIKLLEKRFASRRYIPLLQSEPTVTSSPQPQGLIKYPTGKLTAKSRMTIKPNQATQWIEDLCQSKGSALAQTYAKLVEVVGHLSA; encoded by the coding sequence ATGTTACAAGATTCTCAAGGATTAGACGTTACTACAGATTCGCCCGAAACCATTGCGGCTATTAATCGCTATACTGACCAGGCACTGGCCTATGGTAAGGACGCCGTGGCTATTTTTAAAGGAATAGAGTCCGATCCCGAATGTGCGATCGCCAACGCCCATGCCGCTGCGTTGTACCTCTCCCACGAAACAGGGGAGTCACGTCGTCAAGCCTTGCCTTATCTCCAAGCCGCTAAACAGTATAGAAACAAAGCCACGGAGCGGGAACAGCTTTACATCTCGGCGGTGGAAGCTTGGGCAGCCGGTGCAATTGATAAATCCATTGCCTACCTCGAAGTCCTCACCCAAAAGTTTCCCCGTGATATTGTGGCAGTGCAAATGGGTCAATACCACTACTTCTATCAGGGGAATCCAGAAGCACTCCTCTCGATTGCCGAAAAAGTTTTACCCGCTAACCGGGAAAATCACTACCTATACGGCATGATTGCCTTCGGTTTAGAACAGTGCCACCGCTTCGACGAGGCGGAAGGAATGGGACAACTGGCAACCGAAATGAACCGGAATGACCCTTGGGCACACCATGCGGTTGCCCATGTGCTGGAAATGCAGGGGAGACTGGAAGAAGGCATTGTGTGGATGGAAAGCCTCTGTGATACCTGGGAAAACTGCAATTCCATGCTCTACACCCATAATTGGTGGCACATCGCTCTCTATTATTTAGAAAAGCAACAGTTTCAGAAAGTACTATCGCTCTATGACACTCACGTCTGGGGTCGGGCTGGGAAAGATTCATCCAAAGACCCAATTGGCGCGATTTCCCTGCTGTTGCGCTTGGAATTAAGAGGCGTTGATGTGGGCAACAGATGGCAGGAACTTGCCCCTCATCTCACGGCACGAATTCACGAACACGCCTTACCCTTCCAAGATTTGCATTACATTTACGCTCTATCTAAAGCCGGTCACGCGCAGCAAGTGACTGAGATGCTTTTGAGTATGCAAGCGTATGCCAAAACGGCTGACTCTTCTGTACAACGGGCGTGGAATGAGGTTGCTGTACCCGCCGCACGAGGAATGGCGGCTCATGCTCAAGGAAAATGGGAAAGAGCCATTGCTGAACTTGGCCCAATCTTGGGTCGCCTACACACTATTGGGGGTAGTCATGCCCAACACGATTTATTTGAACAAATTTATCTCGATGCTTGGTTGCGTGCCAATCAAAACCATGAAGCAATTAAGCTGTTAGAAAAGCGTTTTGCCTCCCGTCGTTACATTCCTTTGCTTCAGAGTGAACCAACTGTAACATCCAGTCCCCAACCTCAGGGACTGATCAAATATCCCACGGGGAAGCTGACGGCAAAGTCGAGAATGACAATCAAGCCGAATCAAGCCACGCAATGGATTGAAGACTTATGTCAGTCCAAAGGCTCAGCCTTGGCTCAAACTTACGCCAAACTGGTTGAGGTGGTCGGACATCTCAGTGCTTAA
- the mnmH gene encoding tRNA 2-selenouridine(34) synthase MnmH encodes MSRSPNYTEQPWTETYSEIIDVRSESEFAEDHIPGALNRPVLNDAERAKVGTLYKQVCAFEARKVGAALVAQNIARHLESHFAAKAKDYHPLVYCWRGGQRSNSMALVLSQIGWPVTVLQGGYKTYRTYVRDQLEQLPQQLTYHVLCGLTGNGKTHILHQLAKRGVQVLDLEDLANHRGSLLGQEWEGKLSPQPSQKSFESQLVQKLQSFDMSKPVWVEAESNKIGQVYLPPSLWQHMKQANCVEIQLPQAARIEWLLQQYPHLITHPDLLKQKLKWLKSRYGRDKINEWYNLIDAGKWHTLVDDLLTFHYDPAYMRSLGQSYVHIQCQLQIPDLSQASINRLLDTLKASVLE; translated from the coding sequence ATGTCGCGATCGCCTAACTATACCGAGCAACCTTGGACAGAAACCTACAGCGAGATTATTGATGTTCGCAGTGAAAGTGAGTTTGCCGAAGATCATATCCCCGGTGCCCTTAACCGACCTGTCCTGAATGATGCTGAACGTGCCAAAGTCGGCACACTCTATAAACAAGTCTGCGCTTTCGAGGCTCGCAAAGTCGGTGCCGCCCTCGTTGCCCAAAATATTGCTCGGCATCTGGAGAGCCATTTTGCTGCCAAAGCCAAAGACTACCATCCCCTCGTTTACTGCTGGCGTGGGGGTCAGCGTTCCAACAGTATGGCACTGGTCTTGAGTCAAATTGGTTGGCCTGTTACAGTCCTTCAAGGAGGATACAAAACTTACCGAACTTATGTGCGCGACCAACTAGAACAGTTACCACAACAATTGACTTACCACGTCTTATGTGGACTGACCGGTAATGGGAAAACCCATATCCTGCACCAGTTAGCCAAACGGGGCGTCCAAGTGCTGGATTTAGAGGATTTAGCCAATCATCGCGGTTCCCTCCTCGGTCAAGAGTGGGAAGGGAAGCTTTCACCTCAACCCTCGCAAAAATCTTTTGAATCGCAGCTAGTTCAAAAATTGCAAAGTTTTGATATGAGTAAACCCGTGTGGGTGGAAGCTGAAAGTAACAAAATTGGACAAGTTTATTTACCCCCATCCCTTTGGCAACACATGAAACAGGCGAACTGTGTTGAAATTCAGTTACCGCAAGCCGCCAGAATCGAATGGCTGTTACAGCAATATCCGCACTTAATCACACATCCCGACCTGCTTAAACAAAAATTAAAGTGGCTAAAATCTCGTTATGGTCGGGACAAAATCAACGAGTGGTATAACCTAATTGATGCGGGGAAGTGGCACACCTTAGTAGACGATTTGCTGACCTTTCATTATGACCCCGCTTACATGCGATCGCTCGGTCAAAGCTATGTCCATATACAATGCCAGTTGCAGATACCTGATTTATCCCAGGCTAGTATTAACCGCTTGCTGGATACTTTGAAGGCGTCAGTCCTAGAATGA